Proteins encoded within one genomic window of Chlorobaculum sp. MV4-Y:
- a CDS encoding molybdopterin-binding protein, which produces MNKFSAVITGIQRSDSLCCIELDASGITLSMLLFDLAPSFQQGKRVHVLFKESEVALGKHLRGEISLSNRFRAVVRAIRQGDILSDITLDSKAGEFGSIITTRAVERLGLQVSDEVTVMFKASQLSLETSHDT; this is translated from the coding sequence ATGAATAAGTTTTCAGCGGTCATCACCGGCATTCAGCGCAGCGATTCGTTGTGTTGTATCGAACTCGATGCTTCGGGCATAACGCTTTCGATGCTGCTCTTCGATCTCGCCCCATCGTTCCAACAGGGAAAACGGGTGCACGTACTTTTCAAGGAAAGCGAAGTGGCGCTGGGCAAGCATCTGAGGGGAGAAATCAGCCTCAGCAATCGCTTTCGGGCAGTCGTCAGGGCGATCAGGCAGGGCGATATTCTGTCTGACATCACTCTCGACAGCAAGGCAGGCGAGTTCGGCAGCATCATCACCACCCGGGCCGTCGAACGGCTCGGGCTGCAAGTGAGCGACGAAGTGACCGTGATGTTCAAGGCAAGCCAACTTTCACTGGAGACAAGCCATGACACTTGA
- the modD gene encoding ModD protein gives MYSLIPDSEIERYIEEDVPYGDLTTALLGIGDQPGEITFTTRDRTVVCCTEEAGRVLAKCGAEVLSTLPSGTIAAPGTEILRASGPAAALHAGWKVAMNLLEYASGIATRTSTIVERARAANPGINVVTTRKSFPGTKKIAIKAITAGGAFPHRLGLSESILVFSQHMAFLGGLDPFLEKLSSLKKHAPEQKILVEADSADKAIRIAAAGADVVQVDKMPVAELASLVSEIRSRFPGVAVSAAGGINGENAAAYAATGIDIIVLSSVYFGKPADISTSIIPAKSN, from the coding sequence ATGTACAGCCTCATTCCCGACAGTGAAATCGAGCGATATATCGAAGAAGACGTGCCTTATGGCGATTTGACCACCGCCCTGCTCGGCATCGGCGATCAGCCGGGCGAAATCACCTTCACCACGCGCGACCGGACGGTGGTCTGCTGCACCGAAGAGGCCGGACGGGTGCTCGCGAAATGCGGCGCCGAGGTACTCTCAACGCTTCCATCCGGCACGATTGCCGCGCCGGGCACGGAGATTCTGAGAGCTTCCGGCCCGGCAGCGGCGCTCCACGCTGGCTGGAAAGTGGCGATGAACCTGCTCGAATACGCCTCGGGCATCGCCACGCGCACCTCGACCATCGTCGAACGCGCCCGCGCCGCCAATCCCGGCATCAACGTCGTGACGACACGCAAGTCATTTCCCGGCACAAAAAAAATCGCCATAAAGGCGATCACTGCGGGCGGCGCGTTTCCCCACCGCCTCGGCCTCTCCGAATCGATTCTCGTCTTCTCGCAGCACATGGCCTTTCTCGGCGGACTCGATCCGTTCCTCGAAAAGCTCTCAAGCCTGAAAAAGCACGCGCCAGAGCAGAAGATTCTCGTCGAGGCCGACAGCGCCGACAAGGCAATCCGCATCGCGGCGGCGGGCGCGGACGTGGTGCAGGTGGACAAGATGCCCGTCGCCGAACTCGCCTCGCTGGTCTCCGAAATCCGCAGCCGCTTTCCCGGCGTGGCGGTCTCGGCGGCGGGCGGCATCAACGGCGAGAACGCCGCCGCGTACGCCGCAACCGGCATCGACATCATCGTACTCTCCTCGGTTTACTTTGGCAAACCTGCTGACATTTCGACCTCGATCATACCAGCAAAATCCAACTGA
- a CDS encoding ABC transporter ATP-binding protein, which translates to MAETILRLEGIRRELELSRDVRQTIIPNLSLDIFEGEFVAITGPSGSGKSTLLYIMGGLDKPTFGKVWLDGQEITGVDETEMTIIRNRKIGFIYQFHFLLPEFSAVDNVMMPMLIRRKYGKKEIRERAMKLLDMVGLEDKYSNKPNQLSGGQQQRVAIARALANEPKVLLGDEPTGNLDSRSANNVYELFSRLNRELNQTVIVVTHDEDFANRAGRRIHLVDGKIESDSRNGKAASA; encoded by the coding sequence ATGGCTGAAACGATTCTCAGGCTCGAAGGAATCCGCAGGGAGCTCGAACTGTCTCGGGATGTACGGCAGACGATTATTCCCAACCTTTCGCTCGACATTTTCGAGGGAGAGTTCGTGGCGATCACCGGTCCGTCCGGGTCGGGCAAATCGACACTGCTCTACATCATGGGCGGTCTCGACAAGCCGACCTTCGGCAAGGTGTGGCTTGACGGGCAGGAGATCACCGGCGTCGATGAAACTGAAATGACCATCATTCGCAACCGGAAGATCGGTTTTATCTACCAGTTCCATTTTCTGCTTCCCGAGTTCAGTGCTGTCGATAATGTGATGATGCCGATGCTGATTCGCCGCAAGTATGGCAAGAAGGAGATTCGCGAGCGGGCGATGAAGCTGCTCGACATGGTCGGCCTCGAAGACAAGTACTCGAACAAGCCGAACCAGCTCTCCGGTGGGCAGCAGCAGCGCGTCGCTATCGCGCGGGCGCTGGCCAACGAGCCGAAGGTGCTGCTTGGCGACGAACCGACCGGCAACCTCGATTCGCGCTCGGCCAACAACGTCTATGAGCTGTTCTCCCGGCTGAACCGTGAGCTGAACCAGACCGTTATTGTTGTCACGCACGACGAAGATTTCGCCAACCGCGCGGGCCGCCGCATTCATCTGGTTGACGGCAAGATCGAGAGCGATTCGCGAAACGGTAAAGCAGCATCCGCCTGA